From Caloenas nicobarica isolate bCalNic1 chromosome 18, bCalNic1.hap1, whole genome shotgun sequence, a single genomic window includes:
- the LOC135995985 gene encoding LOW QUALITY PROTEIN: fas-binding factor 1 homolog (The sequence of the model RefSeq protein was modified relative to this genomic sequence to represent the inferred CDS: inserted 2 bases in 2 codons) produces MVGLNDLEGLFQPEYFCDSVIAGQSVDVSKDLRSPPGADSGGICEETILSKGKPGSCHGSIDDILEDLRGYDAQIWGESLDVLRAGAELSGIAGRGKRXGEGSGCPVGDRLPGTEDGAKPGGTCCCSPAFLGAFRLKRRRKSPHPKQWAWVXPEAAAGSQHRTQGTERFKYRNPPISAPVRCSHGPQHQPPKGRAVLRHPQRSPCARPHPLAFQDKDDADWDFLGTSKPGSGPWKMPVKRGTESSSETTLEQSSRKELPPRQTPLRTVAPVQRRKTSTFEDVDDDNLLDAMGIGNGPKKEEELRPARSKLDELFGRGSVAKVLEKPGTGEHREFKLDKKLPKQPEEEKRWDKEELVFGAYKPSMGSRPAVQPATGQSVRYGAISGSEPNPELRSTPRRPGRRNPVQRRRGGDDWLGLEDDDFLDPDPLPASQLGAAEEAAAKPDPMDWLTAALARRKAEAQAEAQEKKAEPSEAQEKKAEPSETQEKKAEPSEAQEKKTKPLETQDTKAEPSEAQDTKAEPSETAGEGLAPRSPVSQLAASPAASECRAELLSAQARVAELESQVRMLEEERAHHKLLLESAQQQHREYLDLQKSSHRTSVTLLEENYGQRVEMLRQQNEQLVAQLRQQWQDTARDRAELLAQHRLDLEELREQHRLELQRLRELQRGSVQELRKKHEEQLQHVKWLKEQEMDVLTSTTSHTRSLDGIIEKMEKFSSDLQNMCKRDMEEERSRVQELVTNTEARLGEQTRLLEQERAELKMQGQELKAKEEQLARDRQRLDKAWQELRLEKEKVNGAALRVQQQEELMRSSKELLAQKHAEGERALGEARRMQREFWDKLQVLQQQQEQLKQQQEQLKQQQEQLKQQEWRLDQEKASLASTYSAQVELLKYQAEQEDKRLEEERNFLESLKKARYNTSRLSTTPPPSSSSVDDDIEYTRSFMKALRKASPPVQVVNLSSLLRPTIS; encoded by the exons atggttggactcaatgatcttgagggtcttttccaaccagaatacttctgcgattctgtgattgcaG gtcaGAGTGTGGACGTGAGCAAGGATCTTCGATCCCCCCCGGGGGCTGACAGCGGAGGAATCTGCGAGGAGACCATCTTGAGCAAGGGAAAGCCCGGCTCTTGCCATG GCTCTATTGATGACATCCTTGAGGACCTGCGGGGATATGATG CCCAAATTTGGGGAGAGAGTCTGGATGTCctgagggctggggctgagctctcGGGCATCGCCGGCagggggaaaa caggagaggggagtggGTGTCCGGTGGGAGACAGGCTTCCAGGTACCGAGGATGGAGCAAAGCCCGGGGGcacatgctgctgcagcccagccttcctgggtGCGTTTCGGCTCAAGCGTCGTAGGAAGAGCCCTCACCCAAAGCAATGGGCTTGGG TTccggaggcagcagcaggatctcAGCACAGGACTCAGGGCACAGAGCGTTTCAAGTACCGAAATCCCCCCATCTCAGCCCCCGTGCGCTGCAGCCAcggcccccagcaccagcctcccaagggaagagcagtgctGAGGCATCCGCAGCGCTCGCCCTGTGCCCGTCCTCATCCTCTTGCTTTCCAGGACAAGGACGACGCGGACTGGGATTTCCTGGGGACATCAAAACCCGGTTCTGGGCCATGGAAGATGCCCGTGAAACGTggcactgagagcagctctgagacaacactggaacagagcagcaggaaag AGCTACCCCCACGCCAGACGCCCCTGCGCACGGTGGCCCCGGTCCAGAGGAGGAAGACATCGACGTTTGAAGATGTTGATGACGACAACCTGTTGGATGCGATGGGAATTGGCAATGGCCCAAAAAAAGA AGAGGAGCTCCGGCCAGCGCGCTCCAAGCTGGATGAGTTGTTCGGACGAGGCTCCGTGGCCAAAGTCCTGGAAAAGCCAGGTACGGGAGAGCATAGGGAGTTCAAACTGGATAAAAAGCTCCCAAAGCAGCCAG aggaggaaaagcgtTGGGACAAGGAGGAACTTGTCTTTGGAGCCTACAAGCCCTCGATGGGCTCCAGGCCCGCGGTCCAGCCGGCAACGGGGCAGTCGGTGAGGTACGGTGCT ATCAGCGGCAGCGAACCGAACCCAGAGCTCCGCTCCACACCTCGTCGTCCAGGCAGACGGAACCCCGTGCAGAGAAGAAGGGGCGGAGACGACTGGCTGGGCTTGGAGGATGACGATTTCCTGGACCCggacccgct ccccgccagccagctcggggctgcagaggaggcagcggctAAACCCGACCCGATGGACTGGCTGACGGCTGCCTTGGCTCGCAGGAAAGCCGAAGCACAGGCCGAG gcccaagagaaaaaggctgagccctcggaggcacaagagaaaaaggctgagccctCAGAGACCCAGGAGAAAAAGGCGGAACCCTCGGAGGCCCAAGAGAAAAAGACCAAGCCCTTGGAAACCCAAGACACAAAGGCCGAGCCCTCGGAGGCCCAAGACACAAAGGCCGAGCCCTCAGAGACCGCGGGCGAAGGGCTGGCTCCCCGCTCTCCCGTCAG ccagctggccgcctccccagcagcatcgGAGTgtcgggcagagctgctgagcgcCCAGGCCcgtgtggcagagctggagagccag GTGcggatgctggaggaggagcgggCGCATCACAAACTGTTGCTGGAGAgtgcgcagcagcagcaccgggagTACCTGGATCTCCAGAAGAGCAGCCACAG GACCTCAGTGACCCTACTGGAGGAGAACTACGGGCAGCGGGTGGAGATGCTGCGGCAGCAGAACGAGCAGCTGGTGGCTCAGCTGCGGCAGCAGTGGCAGGACACGGCGCGCGatcgggcagagctgctggcgcaGCACCGGCTGGacctggaggagctgcgggagcagcaccggctggagctgcagcggctgcgggagctgcagag GGGGTCTGTCCAGGAACTGCGCAAGAAACAcgaggagcagctccagcacgtgaaGTGGCTGAAAGAGCAAGAGATGGATGTGCTGACCAGCACCACTTCACACACCAG GTCTCTGGACGGCATCATtgagaagatggagaagttcTCCAGTGACCTGCAGAACATGTGCAAGAGGGACATGGAGGAGGAGCGGAGCCGTGTCCAGGAGCTGGTGACCAACACGGAGGCCAGGCTGGGCGAGCAGACtcggctgctggagcag gagcgggcagagctgaagatgcagggccaggagctgaaagccaaggaggagcagctggcgagagacaggcagaggctggataaggcctggcaggagctgaggctggagaaggagaaggtgaacggggccgcgctgcgtgtccagcagcaggaggagctgatgaGAAGCTCGAAAGAG ctcttGGCCCAGAAGCACGCGGAGGGGGAGCGAGCCCTGGGGGAGGCACGCAGGATGCAGCGCGAGTTCTGGGACaagctgcaggtcctgcagcagcagcaggagcagctgaagcagcagcaggagcagctgaagcagcagcaggaacagctgaagcagcaggagtggCGTCTGGACCAGGAAAAGGCCTCCTTAGCTTCCACGTACAGCGCCCAAGTGGAGCTGCTGAAGTACCAGGCCGAGCAG gaGGACAAACGCttagaggaggagagaaacttctTGGAGTCCCTCAAGAAAGCACGATACAACACTTCACGACTGTCAACAACCCCTccgccctcctcctcttccGTGGACGATGACATTGAGTATACGCGTTCATTTATGAAGGCCCTGAGGAAAGCATCTCCACCTGTGCAAGTAGTCAATCTGTCCTCCCTTCTCCGGCCTACCATTTCTtag